DNA from Aliarcobacter skirrowii CCUG 10374:
GTGCATCTTTTGCTTACTATATTGTTGTTCCTATTGGTTTTGATTTTTTAATTGCATTTGGTTCTAATGTTGTTAATGTATTACCAAGTATTGGTAAATATGTTGGATTTTTTACAAAACTTATGATTGGTTTTGGAGTTGCTTTTGAACTACCTGTTATCACATTCTTCCTTGCAAAAATTGGAGTTGTTGATGATAGAATGTTAAAAGACTTCTTTAGATATGCAGTTGTTCTAATATTTATCTTAGCAGCTATTTTAACTCCACCTGATGTTATAAGTCAAGTTTTAATGGCACTTCCTTTAATACTTTTATACTTAGTTTCAATTTACATAGCAAAAGTATTTAATCCAGCAAGTAAAGATGAAGAGGAAGAGGAGTAGTTTGAGCGATTTTTTAAAAACTTCAAGCTATGACTTTACTCTTCCTCAAGAGCTAATAGCTACAACTCCAGCAATTCCTGCTGATAGTGCAAAACTTTTAGTTTATAATAGAGCAAACAATACTATAACTCACACAATTTTTAAAAATATTTTAGATTTTTTACCACAAGATTTGACAATATTTTTAAATGATACAAAAGTTATAAAAGCTAGAGTTTTTGGTAAAAAAGAGACAGGTGCTAACATAGAACTTCTATTAAATAAACCACTTTTTATGGATAGATTTTTAGTTTTGATAAAAGGAAAAGTTAAAATTGGAGCAACATTAACTTTTGATGAAAAGCTAAAAGCAAAAGTATTAGAACTAAATGAAGATGGAACTAGAGTTGTAGAGTTTTATTTAGATAATAAAAAATTAGATTTTACCTCTTTGATTGAAATTTTAAATAAAATTGGGCATATCCCACTTCCCCCCTATATGAATAGAGAAGATAATAAAGATGATGAAAAAAATTATCAAACACTTTTTGCAAAAAATTATGGAGCAGTAGCAGCTCCTACAGCTTCTCTTCATTTTACAAGTGAACTTTTAGAAGAACTAGAAAAAAAATATGGTCTAAACTATCTTACACTTCATGTGGGAGCTGGTACATTTAAACCAGTTGATGTTGAAGATATTTTATCTCACCCAATGCACAGTGAATATTTTGAGATAAGCATTGATTGTAAAACAAAAATAGATAAAGCAAAAAATATCTTAGCAGTTGGTACAACTGTTACAAGAACTTTAGAGTTTTATGCAAGAAAAAATATGATTTGTGGAGAGTGTGATCTTTTTTTAAATCCAAGTAATAAACCAATTATTGTAAATCATCTTCTTACAAACTTTCATCTTCCAAAATCAACTTTGATTATGTTGGTTGCTTCATTTATTGGTTTAGAAAAAACTTTAGAAATATATAATGAAGCTATAAAAAACAACTATAGATTTTACTCTTATGGCGATGCCATGCTAATAATTTAAGGATAAATTTTGATACATTACATTTTATTTGATACAGAAACAACAGGTACAGCACAAGAGGATAGAGTTATTCAATTTGGAAGTATGATTTTAAATCAAAAAGGTGATTTAGAAGTTTTTGATGAGTTATGTTTTAGTGATATACCCATAAAACTTGAAGCTATGGAAGTTCATAATATAACTACTGATATGATAAAAGATAAACCAAGGGCTTGTGAAACAAAATTTTATCAAAGATTGGCTGAGCTAAATAGTAGTGAAAACTATCTAATAGCACACAATATAAATTTTGATTTACAGATGTTAGAAAAAGAGGGATTTAAAAACAAACTTCAACTAATTGATACTTTAAGATGTGCAAGACATATATATCCTAAACTACCTTATCATAGACTTCAATATTTAAGATATGCACTTGAACTTTATAAAAATGAAGATGAAGAGGCAAAAAAACTAAATATAGTTATAAAAGCTCACGATGCCATAGGAGATGTACTTGTGATGAAGCTATTTTTATCAAAACTTGTTGCAAAAATAAAAGATGAATTTCCAAGTATAAATCCTATGAAAAAACTGGTTGAATTAACACTTACTCCAGTATTTATAAAAACTTTTAAATTTGGAAAATATAAGGGTGAAAATATCGAAGATGTTGCAAAAAAAGATCCAAACTATTTAAACTGGATGAGAAACAATATGGAGCTTGATGAAGATATGCAATATACTTTAGATAAAGTTCTAGAAAAATAGTTAAGATAGATTATTATGTATAAAAAATGTAAACAAAAGTAACTATTCTTATTTTTTTAACTTAATTTTAGCTTGTAAACTTAATTTTTATCAATTATTCCTATTTTCTTAATATAATTATTAATTAGGATTTATCTTAATACCATAATAAAAACTAAGGAGATAGTTTATGAGTAATAAAAAAGTTAAGACTATTGGAATTCATGAGGCTTATGCAAATGATCCAATAAAAGCTGATTTAGATATCTTTGGAAGAGAGGCTAATCCAACAACAAGAAGAGGATTTTTGAAAAAGAGTTCACTTTTGGCAATGGCTGCTGTTGTTGGATCAAATATTCCATACGCACAAAATATGCCAAGTGGATTAATTCCAGCAGCACTAGCAAACTCTGATTTACCATTTTCAATTCCTGGTAAAGAGGGTTTAATTTACTTAAATGATAGACCAATAAATGCTGAAACACCACCTCATTTATTAAATGATGAGTTTACACCTGATAAACATTTCTTTATTAGAAACAATGGTACACCACCAGCTATGCAAGATATTGATGTGAAAAATTGGACTTTGGAAATATCAGGGGAGAGTTGTAAAAATCCTACAACATTTACTATTGATGAGTTAAAAAGTAAATTCAAACACTACACTTATGCATTAACACTAGAGTGTGGAGGAAATGGAAGAGCTGAGTTTAATCCACCTACAAAAGGAAATCAATGGGAGCTTGGAGCTATTGGTTGTGGAAGATGGACAGGAGTTAGATTAAAAGATGTTTTAGAGTCTTGTGGAATTAAAAAAGATGCCGTTTATATTGGATATTACGGGAAAGACACTCACTTAAGTGGAGATCCTACTAAAGTTTCAATAAGTAGAGGAGTTCCGATTGAAAAAGCTTTAGAAAATGAAGTTTTAATAGCTTGGGCTTATGAAGGAAATGATATTCCTCATCAAAATGGTTATCCTTTAAGACTTGTAATTGGTGGATGGCCAGCTTCTGTTTCTGGAAAATGGTTAAGCAAAATTGTAGTTAGAAATAAAGTTCATGATGGTGAAAAAATGATGGGACAATCATATAGAATGCCTTGTGAACCTGTTGCTCCAGGAGCAAATGTACCAAATGAAAATATGTGTATAATTGAATCTATGCCTGTAAAATCACTAATCACATTCCCAAAATCAGGTATTACTCACTCTTTAAATGATAAATTAAAGCTAAATGGAAAAGCATGGGCTGGAGATTTAAAAGTTAAAGATATGTATGTTTCAATAGATTTTGGTGCAACTTGGGAAAAAGCAAAAATTAATAAACCACTAAATAAAACTGCGTGGCAAACTTGGGAAGCAAGTGTTAAATTCCCACAAAAAGGATACTATGAAGTTTGGGCAAGGGCAACTGATAGTAGTGGAAAAATGCAGCCAGTTATTATTCCAGGGTGGAATCCAAGAGGTTATTTAAACAACGCTTGTCACAGAATCGCTGTTCAAGTTGTATAAAAGGAGTTATTTATGAAAAAAGGATTATTCCTTATTTTTGCATCATCACTTCTTTTCCTTCAAGCTCAAAAAGTTGATAGCGAATCTGGATTGATTATTGCAAAAGGTTTTGAAACCGTAAAAGCAAACTGTACTGTTTGTCATAGTGCAAAATTTATTACTACACAAAAAGGTGATAGAGATACTTGGAAAGCTATGATTGTTTGGATGCAAAAAACTCAAGGTTTATGGCAATTTACGCCTCAAATAGAGGATGAGATATTAACTTATCTTGAGACAAACTATCCTCCAGGAAAAGCTTCAAGAAGAGCAAACCTAAAATTAAAAGATATGCCAAATTAGCAATAAGTGGGTTTAAATATACCCACTTATATATAAATAAAAGTTAAATCCTATCATCAAAATATTTAATATAAAAAAAGAT
Protein-coding regions in this window:
- the tatC gene encoding twin-arginine translocase subunit TatC; translation: MFEDLKPHIADLRKRLTISAISVIAMFFVCFAFYEPILEWMMVPVKDALPTGTSMIAVEIQETFFTAMKVAFFGGFIISLPVIFWQLWLFLAPGLYDHEKKLVIPFVFFATLMFLIGASFAYYIVVPIGFDFLIAFGSNVVNVLPSIGKYVGFFTKLMIGFGVAFELPVITFFLAKIGVVDDRMLKDFFRYAVVLIFILAAILTPPDVISQVLMALPLILLYLVSIYIAKVFNPASKDEEEEE
- the queA gene encoding tRNA preQ1(34) S-adenosylmethionine ribosyltransferase-isomerase QueA codes for the protein MSDFLKTSSYDFTLPQELIATTPAIPADSAKLLVYNRANNTITHTIFKNILDFLPQDLTIFLNDTKVIKARVFGKKETGANIELLLNKPLFMDRFLVLIKGKVKIGATLTFDEKLKAKVLELNEDGTRVVEFYLDNKKLDFTSLIEILNKIGHIPLPPYMNREDNKDDEKNYQTLFAKNYGAVAAPTASLHFTSELLEELEKKYGLNYLTLHVGAGTFKPVDVEDILSHPMHSEYFEISIDCKTKIDKAKNILAVGTTVTRTLEFYARKNMICGECDLFLNPSNKPIIVNHLLTNFHLPKSTLIMLVASFIGLEKTLEIYNEAIKNNYRFYSYGDAMLII
- a CDS encoding exonuclease domain-containing protein produces the protein MIHYILFDTETTGTAQEDRVIQFGSMILNQKGDLEVFDELCFSDIPIKLEAMEVHNITTDMIKDKPRACETKFYQRLAELNSSENYLIAHNINFDLQMLEKEGFKNKLQLIDTLRCARHIYPKLPYHRLQYLRYALELYKNEDEEAKKLNIVIKAHDAIGDVLVMKLFLSKLVAKIKDEFPSINPMKKLVELTLTPVFIKTFKFGKYKGENIEDVAKKDPNYLNWMRNNMELDEDMQYTLDKVLEK
- a CDS encoding sulfite oxidase, translating into MSNKKVKTIGIHEAYANDPIKADLDIFGREANPTTRRGFLKKSSLLAMAAVVGSNIPYAQNMPSGLIPAALANSDLPFSIPGKEGLIYLNDRPINAETPPHLLNDEFTPDKHFFIRNNGTPPAMQDIDVKNWTLEISGESCKNPTTFTIDELKSKFKHYTYALTLECGGNGRAEFNPPTKGNQWELGAIGCGRWTGVRLKDVLESCGIKKDAVYIGYYGKDTHLSGDPTKVSISRGVPIEKALENEVLIAWAYEGNDIPHQNGYPLRLVIGGWPASVSGKWLSKIVVRNKVHDGEKMMGQSYRMPCEPVAPGANVPNENMCIIESMPVKSLITFPKSGITHSLNDKLKLNGKAWAGDLKVKDMYVSIDFGATWEKAKINKPLNKTAWQTWEASVKFPQKGYYEVWARATDSSGKMQPVIIPGWNPRGYLNNACHRIAVQVV